From the Hordeum vulgare subsp. vulgare chromosome 1H, MorexV3_pseudomolecules_assembly, whole genome shotgun sequence genome, the window tgatgcacttgaggaagatggctgagtctcgggcgtgtcatcgacatccacgtcgtcggcgtagtcgtcgtgatcatgaccatcatcttgattgtcatcgtAACTATGcgtctcgttgtcgatgttgtcatcgagATCTCCACCCGTGTCGTGCGCTtctttgtcgctatctccttgcgacctatgcacatcgtcgtcggtgtcggcaccatgatgatcactaccattgtggtcaccttggttgggcgtcttgccaaccacctggacttcctcccctgcatcatcatcagttggaaattcaaccgtgaatatgttaccgtttggagcatcgtcggttgcggcgctccaattccacgcttggttttcttcaaacacggcgttgcgtgaaatccgtagacgcttggtttgtggatcgtagaagcggtatgccttggtgccggaactcctctcgtatccgatgaacactatcttggtgctacgattggcaagctttgagaggtgcggctccgccgtcttcacatgtgccacacacccgaacgtccgtagatgagacacatttggattacgtccgtaaattgcttcatacggagtcttgccgatcaccgccttcgttggagcccggttgagaagatagaccgccgtcgagacaacttctccccaaaaagtccccggtaggttcttgctcttgagtaaactccttgccatgtcaacgacggttcgattgcgcctttcaacgaccctgttctgctgcggcgtgtaaggtgccgtgaggaacctttttatgccaatcttctcgcggtagtcgttgaactcgttcgacgtaaactctccactGAGATCTGTCTGTAGAGcgcaaaccttcaacttgtgttccatctccgttgcagccttcagcttcttgaacgcttcaaacgcctcatctttagatcgtaggagaatgacccacatatatctcgagtagtcgtctaccacaaggaagaaatacttctttcccgcgCGAGTtgtcggggtgatagggccacatagatcaccatggagcggctcgagtgcatcacttgcacgataggtagactgagcagggaacggcctgcggtgctgttttccagccaagcacccgtcacatactcgatcaacatggtcgataactggcatcccggataccatctccatctttgacatcttcttcaaggcgtagaagttaacgtgcaaatctagcatgccataaccacgaatcatcatcacttttggcaagccaacactccggctgagattgatcaaggttgaggatatagagtctattccgtgtgcgattaacacgagctagcacgtttcggaggttgtcgaagatcgtcatcactccgttctcgatattcaccttgcatctattctcgtcaagcttcccaatagagatgatgttgttgcgaagccgtgggatgcagtatactccggtgagtatgcgatgttcgcctgtgagaccctcgaagaggacagatccttgcccacaaatctccacatttgaaccatcaccaaactttaccgagccttcaacatcgtattttagctctaggaatttctccttgcaacccgtcatgtggttactggcacccgtgtcgagatatcaCGACACGTTGTGATCCCGGGATAGCTTCGGTATcactttcttctcatgaagtaacACCTTCCgttttggtttcacaaccactgtttcagcgagatcacaaacttcggtcatcagaagacctggaccttcatcttcctcttttgccaaatttgccttgatctctcgcttgtcaggctccggacaatcctttgcaaagtgacccatctcgttgtaGTTATAGCACCtgacctcggacatatccaagttccgttgcttccgccctttagatcggtCAGCCTTACCACaaccttgtggcttgccttttcctttgccttctccggtttgtctGCCGCGCGttgcgttgcttgagccttcgttgccatcacgccttcctttgctacttggggactcccaatctGCACACGAGTAcacgagttggtcactacctcctccgttgccttttcgacaaccacgagcattctcttaccacgtccgcaggcgtccgatcgcctccgttatggtcatgtcgtcgatgtcgtaaagctgctcgagcgtgccgatgatgtacatgAATTTGTGAGTCACCGAACTAAaaattttctccacaatctcggtctcctcgagctttgaaccaagcgcgcggatctctcccaccaaagtagtaagacgcatggcgtagtcgttcaccgattcagtttcctccatcagcaacttgtgaaattggcgcttcaacacttgtgcccgagccttggtgacgcgatcttctccgatcctcatctccttgagtgcgttccatgcctctcttgccgtctcaaacttcgccaatgtcatcagcaccgaatccggcacggactgggctatggcggccatggcaccttcgtcggactcgtcatcgacgtcgtcgtccgtgattgcctgccacactcggagggttcggagaataatcttcatcttcaccgcccacacgccgtagttgacatcggtgagcatcgggtactggatggggatgttgcgatgcgcctggacgttggcgtcGCCCGTTcccccaccactggttgctgacttgccgcccttcttcaccttgtcgttgttcttgttcgcCTTAGGACCGTcgttgccggacttgaccgactcagcgtcgctgtccgtcatcgtagatcgtacatCATCGAGGCTCTGATATCAATTGTTGGCTTTAATCTGTAGATCAAAAGACGAGAACGGCAGCACACATACGTACGTGCAAAGCTAGCAAGCTAGCAAGAGGTAGCTGGATGGATATCCACTCACGTACATGTGTGTGTTTAGCCGGATCGTTTCTTCAACCGGCTACGATCGACACGACACGATTTCGGCGGAACGAACATGAAGGCACGAATCGATGTATGGCCACACGCTCGTGTCGAGCCTGTcaaactttgtattgcttttcgtttttctgattTGGTGTTAcaagcaccacccctagggtgccttttatacacgtccacaagggactatggaaatagactaggactaggtatcctaatactactaggactcggtttggcttttttCTAATCCTATGTGTACAGGGCAACGTGATTAACTCACATTACGGTGGTGGAGCGACGGATCGGGGCGGTGGCGTGGCTGGCGGTGGTCTGGGTCCGGCTGGGCCGCCGCTGCGGCGCCCGTGCGGCTGTCTCGTGCTCGTCTTCGCCGCAGCGTGGCTCATCGCAGCGCTTGCGAGCGTGGCGGCCAGGGTCGCCTTCGTTCTACCGGCCTCTTCCGGTGGGACCGTAAAAAGTCATCGAGAGAACTCTTGTTGTCATCACTTTGTTCAAGAACATTTGCCAAGGATGgttcatggtattggaagaatgttgTATCAGGAACATTGAAGACTATCACAAGGTTACTAATATCCTAAAGGAACGAGCAAATAGTATCAACAAGAATAAGTGGGATGATCCTTGGGTTCaagaacccagaaatagaatacctattaaCCATATAACATCATGGGATGATTTCGGTAAAATCATCACACTGGGAACACAAAACATAACTAGATTATTGGGTGGTTCTTTGAGATAACACAGTTTCATAACACCTTTAGTAAATACGTCGAGGTAGCAGAATATCTCAATACAATAATGGACAAGTCTAGCAAGCGGCCGACTGCTCGTTAGTCTTTCCGAGTGGCCGGCTTAAAATGGATTTTTTGGTCCTCTCATATATAAAATGTAATAATTTATCGTCTCTAATTGATATAAAAAATACATTTTAATTCATAGATTAGAAAAGTATCATGTAAATAGAAAGTACTACAAAAGCATTCATATGAACATGTGTGAACGTACTTAATTTgagttttcaaatttttaaaaagtCATAATTTTTAAACTGCGTGTCGGAATTGAGATCTGTTTTCATCGTTTGAACCCTTGCGACGtgctcttcgaaactagatcacaCATGGGTATGTTTGGACGAAATTTTGTGTGTGCAATTTAGTATCCGTTTGATGCAACCGTTTGGACGTTGATGTGCAACTAGGTGACAGTCGATATGCAACTCTTTCGTCCAACTGTGGACATGCAGTTTTCATTGATGGCACCATCCCATACAAGGAAATGTGGCTAACTACCTTGGCCAGCTGCCTGGTATTCATCGTGCGTGTGCAATCCCCCCCAACCGTGCATGCGGGCATATATTATAAGAGTGTGTCACCCACAATCCGTGTGTCGGTAACTACGTCAGCGAGCGTGCGCAACTCTGAAGACATGCATGAGAAACTACCCTATTGTGCATGTGCAACTCCTGCGACAGTGCATGTGCGACTACGCGAACGAGAGTGTGTAACTCCCGTAACAGTTTGTGTGCCCTTATATGAACGAGACTGTGCAACTCTCGCGGCCACACATGTGCGACTATGCGAATGAGACTGTGCAACTCCACGGCTGGCATGAGCACCTCCCATAATAATTCAGGTGCGACTACACGATTGAGATTGTGCAAATTCGTGGTCGCGCATGTGCGATCATGTCGTCAAGAATGTGCAACTCCACACCCGTGCATGAGCACCTGCCGCAGAAGTACGTGTGCGACTATCCGGACGAGAGTGTGCAACTCCGCGGCCACACAAGTGCAACTATCCCGatgaaaatgtgcaactttgtcACAGTGCGTGAGCTACTACGCCAACGAGACTGTGCAACCTCGTGGTAATATGTGTGTGACTACGTTGCCCCGCGTGTGCAACTTCCGCAGTCTTACGTGAACTACTATATCGACGAGAGTGTGCAACTCCCACAGTGAAAAAAAGTGGGCACCTATGCTGatgaaaatgtgcaactttgcgGCCATGCGTGTGTGACTATATATACAaagtgatattgtgcaactccgtTGTCACATGTGTGCGACTATGACAACGAGTGTGTACAACTCTACGGTCATACGTGAGCTACTACGCCGACGAGAATGTACAACTCCATGATCGTGCATGTGCGACTATCTCACCACATGCGTGCAACTTCTGATGCCATGCCCGAGCTGCTATGACGACAAGAGTGTGCAACTCCATGATCATGCTTGTGTGACTATGCCGAGGAGCGTGTGTAACTCCGCAGTTATGCGTGAGCTATTATGTCGACAAAAGTGTGCATCTTCATGATCGTGTGTGTGCGACTATACCGACGAGACTATGCAACTATATGCTCATTTGTGTGCGACAACTTTTCAGCATGCAACACTAGTTAATCTAGCTTACAATGTCGTATGTATAGCTATACTTGAGTAAGCAATGCAAGAACGAGACATCATCTAACCATCTTTGCATTGTCGTGTTGTACTGTTGTGCAAGTTTCTAATGATCATATCCAACCGAAAACGTTTATGTGTGCAATTACAACTACTACAGATGTCAACTACAAGTATGACTAGCAAAGATAGATCAACTTAAGCAAAAACATCTTCTAGCCAACTTAGTATCACCGTGTTGTGCAACTTCCCAAATCATATATACAACTAAAAACTACTATGTGTGCAACTATAACTATTTGATAATTTAATCAAGCAAAAAAAGCACAATGTAAAATCGTGATATTCAACCAAGACTGAATtctttgttgtgttgttgtgcaCGAGTTGTAATCAACTAACCTAAAGCGTTGGCAGAGCACACTTAATTTTTGTATTAGCATTCTTTGGAGCAATGTACGCACAGCAGTGGGTCTCCAACTGAATCTAACTCTTCTTCTGGTGTGGATTTCTGCACTTTAGCTACACTTCCATCCAAATGACATTCGACAGTAATAGAGTGAGTTGAATCTCATCTGATGGCATCTAGACAATCTTCTGAACTTGACCACTGTTCGCCATGAGAAATGGCAACATCCTCGTGTAGCTAAATGAGGTTGGATGATGAGCAAACTTTGACCTCATTCAGCGGGTAGTACATTGAAAATGTGAAACGAGCAAAACCACAGATTATCATTATCTCACTGCTATGCAGGAAAATGTAGTCAACCCAGCTGCGTGATGGCCAACTGCGACATCGGTCCATTTGACCTCCCTTCCAATCAATTCTAGCCGTGAGCACCATCTTCTCCAACTCCAGCGAAGGGAGATGAGTAAACTCACTCCACCTCTAGGATGGAGCGCTCGGAAGGTGGGTCGGTGGCGGCCGGCGCGAGTTGTAGCAGAGGCGACTGACTCGAGAGGGGCGGAGATGGCCGGCGCAAGCTGTGGTGGAGGCGGCGGACTCGACAGTGACACAGATGGCCGGCGTAGGTGTGGCGGCAGCGGCCGATGCGAGGAGGATGTGGACGCGTGGGGATAGGCACAAACGACATCGGTTGAGAGTACCGACCAGGTAGCACCTGGCCGATGCGCACGACGCGGTTCGGACCAGATCGTACAGCCAGGGAGCGGTCGCTCGCGAGCACCAGATAGTGAGCGCGCACTTTCTAGTAAGTATTTAGGAATCAATTTTCAGGCGGCTAAAGTGGACGCGGATTCAAGGCGGCACcgttaggcctcgtttggttaaggggggattggggaggttttggaagGAAAATCCGCGGGAGGGACAAAAACCTAACAGATCCTCGGACGCCCATTTGGTacgaggggtttgcttagcccaatcccctccgttccccttcaatcccttcctatccatgtgtttcaaaacccctTCTCGacggactagtggaagcaaagccTCGGAAATTTGGAAGGATTTGATGAAataaagggattcacccaatccacTGAAATCACTcactctcaaaacctccccaatccccccttaaccaaacgaggccttacgTGGCGACCTCGGCACTCGGCAGCACTGCCTTCTGTGAATATCCAAATGACATTCCCTGAACTCCAAAGGCACAACTCTAGCAGTCTAGCTAGTTCGTGGTGTACACGAAATTAATTGACAGCCAGCACACGACGAATCGGTTGGTATCCGGCGGAAACATAAACATGCAGATGCAGGTGACGATCATAGTATACAGCAAGGATGATGGCCGAAACGCCCCTTCCACGACGCCtcccttcccctcccctcccctcccctcccctccctctcgctCCGGGCTTAAAAAGTACGTGGTGCTCCGCACGTCCAACCCAGGCCTCCTGGTTTCCCGCGCGCCAAACTtagcctccccctctccctctcctaccctctccttcctccatctCTCCTCTGTGGGAAGGCTTTGGATCCCTCGATCTCCAGGGCCTTCCTTCTCCTCCGACTGCCGTACGTATCGCCTAACCCACCACCACTATCCACATCGTCTCCTCCGTCCATCCCTTCCTTGATCCATTCATTCCCCCAGGCGATCGCGCGTCCTCCTCCACCATCGACCCCGTCTCGTCGATCTGACGGATCGAGGGACACGCACGACACGAGCCGGCCGTCCGGGTGGGTGCTCTGCTGCCTGCGCACGCGCGCGTACGTACGTGTGTGTTGATTGCACATATATACGGCGGGCGGGCGCGGCGCGGTGGAACTGATGGCGTTCCATGAGGTCGAGGCGCCGCGGCGGTGCTGAGTTGACGCTCGATGATCGCCGGCACGCGGTgacggacggcggcggcggctcctcggTCGTCGACCCTGCGTGTACCTTGGCGTTCTTGGCCCCCGCGAGGTCGCAGCAGGGCGTGGGCGGAGCGGCAAGATGAGCTGCTTGCCGTGTTTcgggaagaagaaggatgggaatgCCGACGGAGGGGGCGACGAGCAGGCGCAGGCGGGGCCAATGACGCCGCCTCCCGCCATGCAGGCGCCCGCGCCTTCCTACGCTTCGGCTGCTCCCGCGCCCGTCGCCGCGGCCGCTCCAGCGGTGACGCCGACCAAGCCGCCCGGCGGTGCGTTGGACCCTCTGCTTAATTTAGATTTCCTCGAGACATCGCCGCTCCTGCAAATCTATGGTGCTGAACGAAACCGATTGATGCAGAGACCGACGCCAACTCGGAGGACGCGCTGCGGCAGGCCATCGAGGGGAAGGCGTTCGCGTTCCGGGAGCTCGCGGCGGCCACCGACCACTTCACGCCGTACAACCTCGTCGGAGAAGGAGGCTTCTTCAGGGTGTACAAGGGACAGCTAGAGAAGGAAGGGCAGGTAGGCTATGCTTGCACTCAAACAAGAACCATATGATCGGTGCTTGCATGCTGAATTACTGATTCGCTTGTGGGTTGGATGGGTATGGGTGGATCAGACCGTGGCCATCAAGCAGATGGACAAGCATGGCTTCCAAGGCAACATGGAGTTCCTGACCGAGGTCTCCAAGCTCAGCAAGCTTCACCACGAGAACCTCATCGACATCATCGGCTACTGCGCCGACGGCGACCAGCGGCTCCTGGTCTACGAGCACATGGACGGCGGCACCTTGGAAGACCACCTCTACGGTACGCCTCGCCCGCTCCTACAGTAATAAATTAATCAATTGTCCGGCCTGAACCGTTAACTCATTCGGTTAAATTGCTGATCAAATTTGCCCACCGATTCGACGACAGACTTGCCGCCGGAGAAGAAGCCGATGGACTGGACGACAAGGATGAAGGTGGCCTACGGCGCCGCGCAGGGGCTGGAGTACCTACACGAGAAGGCGAACCCGCCGGTTGTTTACGGCGACTTCAAGGCCTCCAATGTCCTCCTCGACGCCAGCTTCACGCCCAAGCTCTCCGACTTCGGCCTCCAGCAGCTCGGCCAGTCTGGCGGTGGCAACATGCCCATGACGTCGCCGATGATGGGCGCCTTCGGGTGCCTCGCGCCCGAGTACGACCGCGGCGGCCAGGTCAGCATGAAGTCCGACGTGTACTGCTTCGGGGTCGTGCTGCTGCAGCTCATCTCCGGCAGGCGGACCGTGGACACCAGCAAGCCCGTCCAGGAGCAGAACGTCGTCACCTGGGTACGTAATTCATCCATCGATCACCAAGCCCATCGACGCCGATAGATTTTTGCTAAGGTTGTGCGATCCGCGACGCGATCGTTGCAGGCACAACCGATGTTCAAAGACCAGAAGAGATATCATGAGCTGGTGGACCCGCTTATCAAGAGGGAGTACCCGGCCAAAGCGTTGAAC encodes:
- the LOC123414813 gene encoding probable serine/threonine-protein kinase PBL25 — its product is MSCLPCFGKKKDGNADGGGDEQAQAGPMTPPPAMQAPAPSYASAAPAPVAAAAPAVTPTKPPGETDANSEDALRQAIEGKAFAFRELAAATDHFTPYNLVGEGGFFRVYKGQLEKEGQTVAIKQMDKHGFQGNMEFLTEVSKLSKLHHENLIDIIGYCADGDQRLLVYEHMDGGTLEDHLYDLPPEKKPMDWTTRMKVAYGAAQGLEYLHEKANPPVVYGDFKASNVLLDASFTPKLSDFGLQQLGQSGGGNMPMTSPMMGAFGCLAPEYDRGGQVSMKSDVYCFGVVLLQLISGRRTVDTSKPVQEQNVVTWAQPMFKDQKRYHELVDPLIKREYPAKALNQVVAMASMCLQEEDCVRPMMGDVVMTLGFLIALPPDPPAPAPEPAPEPAPRKDDGSRHSGSSSSSSDDDDDHEEEDEEEEEEQS